The Ostrinia nubilalis chromosome 24, ilOstNubi1.1, whole genome shotgun sequence DNA window AGGtgacactttggtgtcctttgatcacccatggataagaagtccactttgatcaccttgGTGAttttatccatgggtgatcaaaggacaccaaagtcgCTGGGTCAAGTCACCTGCGTGATtaaatccaggtgatcaaagtggaaaaGACTGTTGTATTAGGTACAAAACTAGTTTTTGTTCATCATCAAAATCTTGGTATGTCAAAATAGTATTTCTATCACCCTTTGTATGGGGGTTTTTACAACAGTTATTCTATGTCCACTTCCCAAAACAATACCAAAATATAATCAGGTCAGGAGTTGAACATATGAACTTGTAGTAGATAGGTACTATTAAATTTAATACTCTAATTACACTAATTAGAtataatattatgattattttttgcaGTAAATAGGCctagtataattaattttattataggtaCCAACCGTGTTGTATGTTATTATCCTCATCATGTGCTTACTTAAACCATAAATGCATgaatttatgtaataattattttctgtGTATATGGGAATCCATATTTATTTCTGGGTTCTCCATAAAAATATAAAGGTCAGCAACATGCTATCAATTAATCTTATCTAACTTTATCAAGCTAATAAAAAAGCCAAATTAACAAACAGAAAGTGTAACTTGACTTATTGCCCATTTAGTCTAGAATTTCACtgtcatttttaattatttcatactaaatgtgtAAAATTCAACTAATTACAGTACTCttgttgtctggaagagatcccTTTATAGctataagaccgcctaaattgagCCGCGTCTTTTGATTTCTTTGTCTTGTGTGATGTACtattgacgcccgtattcacaaacgatgcttgcccaAGTgcagtagcaaatcgaacgcacagcttagagaatagagctctgtgactggttcgtgtgtcaccctgtacgtccacgcgcactgtgagacttcatagtaatgtttgtgaatacgggcgtaagtgtatTCTATCTTTctacgccagggatggatgagcgtcgctatCGCTGGCGACaagtcttctggttcagggttcatggcgtaggtctcaggcaaaatgaaatccactcgtagaaattaataaactcagtgtattcacgacaataaattatgaagacTGCGACATATCTATCTAGttataagtttttgtttatgtattttgtattgaaAGTGTGTTTTGTTTGTCGTAGGAGGTAGCAGTCAAGGTTGAGTCCATAAAGGCGCGGCACCCACAGCTTCTCTATGAGAGCAGAGTGTATAAGATGCTCCAAGGGGGCATCGGCATACCACACATAAGGTGAGTTGATTACATAGGCGGCGCCAATAGAAGCTGCCAATTTGTCTAACACAAAGCCGAATAACATTAACACGAAGCTGTCGATCTTGTAAGAGAATGCGCATCTTTAATTGCAAAGTGTTTAGTGATCTCAAAAAGTCCATAATTATGgataaactagctgtgcccgcgacttcgtacgcatgaaaacccgttttagcaacatttttcattattgctctgctcctattgatggtagcgtgatgttgtatagccttcctcgataaatgggctatctaacactgaaataatttttcaaatcggaccagtagttccggagattagcgctttcaagtaaacaaacaaactcttcagctttataatatagaTGAGACAGTAAAACCTGTTTGAGTCGATTTTAACGCTACTGCTTTTACAAAATTGGCAGTCTTTATTGGCGCGAACTGTTTAACGGGACACgacacctctcgttcccatcactGCGACTTCTGTATACAGGATCTACTGTTTGGCAGaaaatgaaacccaaccagtgaaactTTAGTATTCTCGGGGGATAGCTTGATTTTATTCTTGGAACTCACAATGAAAGAGGAGcttgaaattataataatattgggCATAGCTATTAGCTAGTAGTCTTAAAGACAATAGTGAATAGACTATTTGACACTATtccccaatatttttttttaaaaggctCTTCATTGTGGTCttcaaaacttaattaattttaaattatattttttgggatgcattttaatttaaaaaaaaagtagtttaattgagttgacaaaatagtgacgtcacttgcttgtattgccatttgccatacaaaatctatgggagtctcgttttgacagttttaaaaagtacgtcaattgattggtggtgtctaCACGTCTATTGAGCAGAGCCACCCTGTCGCACTTCGGATGCCCATCGTAACAGGATGTGACGTGGCATTAACGAAATCcaagaagctggttttcagtcTGACCCTATGGCAAGAGAGAATCGCTTAGATTACATACATAGCGACTAAGCTATGTAAAGGTAGACATTTCAACTACACAAGTGAACCTAGCGTGATAACCATTTTAACATTTGTTTTGAATAGTTAATTGAGCTAATTACAGAAATCGTATAAAATGCCACAGCTTCTAATTAAGTTGCCTGCGTCAATTTGCTTCTTACGATCGTACAAATTAATTACGAAAGATTACAACAACCAGTTAGTAATGCTCgtacaattattttattacttgttaTTATATTAATGACGTTCACAGAGCTGTAAATTATATAATTtaagaaaatataaaacaaaaaatattattaatttattctgtAGTTAGTAGCTATTGGGATTTTGTATTTGACTTTATAAGCTGAAAAAATTATGCAAGAGACAATTTACAGTCGATGACAAAgactttctttttctttaagaatTATCTATCTTTACACATAAACTGTTAAATTCTGTGGAGGGTGACTTTCATAAATACTATTTGTAATGTTTGTACCTATAAACTTGATAACACACGCACTAACACCTAATGATCAAATGGGCGTAGTGAAAATGACGCTTGATTTATACGTGCGCTCACATAATGCATTATGATGATAAGATTCAACTCGCGTTGACTGACGCACACTCACCGTCACAGGACATTATGGATTCAGCCAAGCTTTCCTCAGAATATGGAATTTAAAGTGGCAGCCTCAATGTGTCAGTCATTTTGTTGGAAATGTGGCAATGCATCCGCTGTTCGTTATTTTGTTGAAATTGCTTAATTCCATTTCTTAATCTTTATAGATTGTCAACCATCTTTCAATACATCGATCGATATCTACGCGCCATTATGACTTGACTacacataatatttttgatgcaaaattGCATCTATGTGCTGTCTGAAGTTGTGAAGCGGCTCGACTGGTTCAAATTCAAAAGAACAATGATATTAGCACAGATAGTTTGTTTACCTCAATGATATTATACCCAGAGTGGTCTATATTGAGGTTGAGAGgtcaattttgatttgttagGGGTTAATGTGGAAATATTTTCCATGGAGTGAGAAAGGGTGGGTGTCCAAGACAGTGACCTCTGGATTGCTTTGCCTCACAAACAGACAGCCCCCAAGGCGAATGAGCATGACACTTCAATAGTACAGTACGATCCACGAGATAAGTATGGGGTCCTCTGTCTAGTTTATTGTTTAACTCTAGTGCACGGTTACATAAAGGGTGTAATTTTGAGagggaacttaaataaacaataagCACTTACGTGGCCTTAAAGCAACATCTATTACAAGGTTCCCCTAAACGTTACATTTATAGCATTTCGTATTTTCGTCAAATGCAAACAGAAGACCGACAAACATTGTTGAAAAGTGATTGCAAAGGAAGCTCTCGAAATGCTCCCTTTCTCATTTAGAAAAAGGTAAATTTTGGTGTTGCGTAAAACTTTCATATTTGTTGTTGAAAATGTTTAAATGTCAGATTTAGACGTATTCAGGGAAACCTTTAAAGAGAAAAGAAAAGTTTTACAATAGAAATATTTTCCCTTTTGTTAAAAAACCCTTATAAACCGCCATCGTTGTAGCTTTCCATCATAACGGGATCAGAATCTGGCAGGATGGGTCGACTACTTGTAGTGTTCTTCGTTGTATTGTTGTATTTCTTTTTGACTAATTGTGATTTCCTGTATACATGTGACAGGCAAAGTAGAAAGAAGTTTGTAACGTGTAAAATTGAACTGACTTGCCAAAGTTTTAATTCGACAAAACTCGGCTTAGAATAATCATGTAAGTATCTTGTTTTAAATGTAACCTGTAGcaaggatgcgcgccgcgataagcggttatcacggcACACGGcaatttatcgattttgcccatacattttgacgtcgataagagtatatcacggcgcgcatcctagaccggccgtaggcctaggatgcgcgccacaTTAAACTTATCGagacattttatcgattttgcacgATAAGCGCATACATTGTCGTAGGCAGATTTagatacatttgtcgtctaaaatcgtcgataagattttatcatggcgcgtatcctagcccggctggtatTGGACATATCATTTATATCACCTCATCGCTTATGCAGTCGGATTCAGATTTATCTGCGCCGTAACTCAGTCGAATAACACGGTGTCGTTGTGGTGTCCTTGATCCGATTCTGAGCACTTTCAATCGGACATAAAAAATGTACTCGTAACTAACGATTGTTTTTGCGCATCACAAGGGGTTTTGATGTTTTAGAAGTGCTTAACGCGAAGTTTAGGTGCTTCAAAGAGCATAGGTGGGGTTATGCTCAATTTAGTTGTAAAATGTATTGGTTTGATAACAAAATTACCACGATATCTTATTTGATTTTGCGCATAGGTTCTTCGTATCACAACCAACTTAGCCTACAGACGTTAAATGTAAAACAGGCCTCAATGGTTTTAGGCGTTCTCAATATTTTGAGGCTTAAGGTCTTGCGGTGGTAGCCTTGGTTAGTTAGTTCGTCTATTGGGCAAGCAGTCGTCCCACGCTGGTTGCGGTCTCTACTCCAGTAATTTTCCATTATGTTATAAAACTTGAAAGGTGTGATCTTCACCGTGCTATCCAGCTTTCTTAAGAACTTTAAAACTGGATACTCCATTATTTTATAGAGTCGAAAGCCCATTGAAcagagtaaaataaatataaatgtttggcAAATCATTAATTAGCTAAAATAGTGCTTAATCAATGTTCATGTGTTTTATGAATAGGGTTCGTCAAAGGTTCATCATAATATGTACAACAGTTTTTGGTCGGGACTGTGATATTGATGTACCAAATCCCGTTACCATGGTCCACCGGGCGTTCGAACCCGCGGCGTTTGAAGGAGTGCGTTGCTAATGCCTTTTTTGTTGAATCGCTGTTGCCGTGCGATGCTCTGGCCGATCACGCCATAATCTAACGCTAAACTGCGCGTGGTTAAATTGTTACGCTAAATAGGTGCAGTAAAGTTATCGTTAATGCAGTAGGATTTAAAATATTGCTCTGCTATAAATCATTGGACGTGTCGGAGCTATTTCACTGATACAAAAGTTATAATTAAGTATGCTCTATTCGGTCTATTCCgatttgatcacctggctttgatcacctaggtgatcaaagtccacTTCCAGTGACAATTTAGAGTAGTCCACGCAGTGGTAGCTTGAGAAACTACAGACAAATCTATGTCCAGTAGGCAGTAGCAAGCAAAGGAAGCAAGATTTATTAAAGACCACATATTTGTGTACGTATTTATTCGAATTGCATTGCTAGAAGTTTTTATTTGCGAGCCTTAATGAAAGCATAAAGAATTGGAATAATATCCATAATTAACGTGCACGGAAATTGACCTAGCAGTTTTAATATGAATCTGTGCCAATATTTATGGTAATTTCCTTTCCTTGACCTTGTTTGGTTTTGGTAGTCGTGTAAACAAAGAGTTTCTTATATAACTTGACACAGATTGGCGTTAGAAATGTTTACTAAACATAATGAACGCTAATAAAAATGTAGATTTCGAATAATTATAATACCTGCGAAATAAAGCTTTAGAACTGAATAAAATATAGTAATATCGGATTCAGATCGCAAATTAAACGTTAACTGAACGAAGTAACTAGATACAAACCGTAGAGAAACGATCTCAATTACAACTGTCATGTTTTTGTTAACTTCGAACTCtgcctatgttcttctgattaatttcccCCAGGGTTAAATCGGCCttaactggttgggtttttaatgTAGATTCTGCtaaacaggagttgcagcggtgggtaaCCGTAACGATTGGGTATTGAGGGAATGTAGTCCAGTAGAAGACTGTTGATGACGACAATGAATTGTTGACTTAGGACCGGTATacactaaggctggttttagtgtcacgcggaccgtccggtgcggaactgcggacccgctccgcacggccaatctgtatgaacttctaaggagcgttttagagtaatgcggtccgcaggaaccgctccgctccctagcagttcatacagatcggctgtgcggaacgatccgcactgacagtccgcgtgacactaaaaacCAGCctaaggcggagcggagaagtggaaataatgaagtctgattggttattgaaaacacttctccgctctgacttggtggaaaccggcccATAGACTTAAATATGGTTTTAACGGTTTGGCCAGACTAACGTGGCATGTTGTTGCAGATGGTACGGCTACGAGAAGGACCACAACATCCTCGTGATGGACCTGCTGGGTCCATCACTCGAGGACCTCTTCAACTTCTGCTCGCGCCAGTTCACGATCAAGACTGTGCTTATGCTTGCAGGTACGTGACTATTCCATTTGTCTAGGGATTTATAGATCATTTCATTACAcccgcgccccaccaatttttggtcgaggcacacgagggaagcgcggggagtttgatccgagcaatccgagcgtcattattgtagtgtgcgtgtgcactcatggataattcagcgtgtaccgataacactcaaacattagtggggcgcgtcttcgtggatgaaacgatccataCCATTCCACTGTCTTTAAAGACTACAGAATTTTTGTCGGCCTATAGATtgtagtttagtcgggctgttaacATTGCACTTGGTATCGgtcgattcctcatacaaattagaagccgaccagactatagatagaCCGATAAAAATAGTCTGAAATCTGAGGGTAGTCTTACACTTAAAGAGAGAGCGACCCAAATAACAAAGGGAATCTTGGCCTTGGAAGAATCTCCACTCCCGTTTCTACCTCTCGCTAGTTCGCTATCCTTAAAAACCTTGATATGTTTATTTCTCTAATCAATTTACATCATCACCCCAAACAACATAATGGAACAAAGATTTCAATGCATGTATGTCATTCAAACGTGTGTCgaccattattttatttcaataacaaaacgtaaataaatatgattttgcTGCATCAATATTAATCGGTCGGCGATAATGCATCGTCGGTCGAATATCGATGCCAAATTAGAGTGATTAGTGAGTCTAGAATAGCACGAGCAGCACGCATTCTGATTGCAATTAgacgtataaataaataaatatcaatatccttggacattttacactacgcttctagtcccaaactaagcaaagcttatgACCGATTATTGCGAATCATCGGTTTTGTTATTCTTTATACGTTAATTAGAATCTTCAATGCTGGCTGGTTCCTTGTAATACGAGCATACATATTTTCAAGGTTTCTGATTGAAAACCATTAATTGTGatgataattattaaattaattcaaaagctatttttcaaataaataatagaagtTCAAATCCATTTATAGAAACATTCAGTTAGAACTGTTAAGATTGAGTCATTGTTAAAATTGAAGGTGGCTTTAACGTGTAATTTTAACTATCGGTCGTACATAGGacgatattattatattattatgagcaTTTTGGGCGATCCAAGTTATTACAATTAGTTATTGGCTGTGTAATTATCAGAAACCATGTTTGTAGTACTTGTTGTTAATACAAATATTACTTGATTCTTCTTCTACATCATGTCGATATTTGTTTTAGGACCCTTATAATTAACACCTAAAAGGTGAAAATGCACGCCAGCAGAAAGGGACtcaaaaaaactttaattttgaACCTTAAGACAGAAAATGgctttagggctgatttttaactgaagaataagtttggcacattgacagtttcagtatggaaaatatgtcaaaatgacaggtttattcttcagttaaaagttaactgatgattgaaaaatcagcccttagttgTATATTGATGATAACTAAAACTAAATCCTCCCACAGACCAGATGCTCGGGCGCGTGGAGTTCATCCATTGCAAGTGCTTCATCCACCGGGACATCAAGCCGGACAACTTCCTCATGGGAATCGGCCGCCACTGCAACAAGCTCTACATGATCGACTTCGGGCTCGCCAAGAAGTTCCGCGATTTGCGCACGCGCGCGCACATTTCTTACCGCGAGGACAAAAACCTGACCGGTGAGTGAAGTTGAACCTTATCGCGAGCGCACAAGGCACACTTCCCGACGGCAGCGGCCGCCACTGCCACAAgctctaaagcccggtctgtgagcacgtagaattttgtccaatgaccccaagctacccatccttatcgctcgcgcgtaattatgttgctgtcgcgctcgcacactcactgcgggcacccgccgcacagtcgcgacagcagaCTATACATGATCGACTTCGGGCTCGCCATGAAGTTCACATCTCGTACCGCGAGGACAAGAACTTGACCGGTGAGTGAAGTTGAACCTTATCCCGAGCGCACAAGGCACACTTCCCGACGGCAGCGGCCGCCACTGCAACAAGCTCACGTGATCGACTTCGGGCTCGCCAAAGAGTTCACATCTCATACCGCGAGGACAAGGATGTGACCGGTTAGTGCTTGGCGAATATGTTATCATAGGCTTATTCTCTACAAAGGCGTCATTTTGCACTTGGCCTACTGTGAACAATGGGCCCTGTAGTAGGTAAGCAGGTTAGGAGctacgtcatttctaataaataaacaagtatTATTGCTTTCTTTTTTCGGCCAGATAAAGCCGTGACATTATCCACGGAAAGATTTGATCACAATATTGACACGGACTAAACAAGTATAGGGCTCAATtacattttgatttgattatgtTGTAACGAACCAGTTGACTTTTTATGAGCTCTCTCAAAAAGCTTATCTCCCAGGGTAGATCAGATCCTTCATTTgctctggtaaattggagaaatcgtgcttctgcagtggagacttaaCTGATGATGATCAAGTCCTTTATTCGCATAATATCAGATTCTCAAAATATCAGATTCTTAAAATATTAGATTATCGAAATAGCAGAATCTCAATATAACCGAAATTGGACACTCAAcgtgaaaaatatatttgtattacctatacagggtgtccagaAAGTAGAGGTCAAGCCGAAATGAACATGTTatctactttaaataaatatgaagaaTACTAATTTAATTGCTGAgaagttacataatatttatgatacatgttgccgtgctccccgctatgagtggagagcaagtTGGACGGtcaagtttcagaaacctgtgtaGTTTATGCGTATGATTGCCgctgcatttatttttaaatctatggggatttttttgttttaaataagtgtttgtctcatatttaaaaataaatttgatttaaaaaataaaatgttgtctTGATTGTACTTTGGCTATATTGAGAATCTGCTATTTTGATAATCTGATATTTTAAGAATCTGATATTTTGAGAATCTGATATTATGCGAATAAAGGAATAAAATGTTGTCTTGATTGTATTTTGGCTATATTGAGAATCTGTTATTTTGATAATCTGATATTTTAAGAATCTGATATTTTGAGAATCTGATATTATGCGAATAAAGGAATAAAATGTTGTCTTGATTGTACTTTGGCTATATTGAGAATCTGCTATTTTGATAATCTGATATTTTAAGAATCTGATATTTTGAGAATCTGATATTATGCGAATAAAGGGATTAAGTACCGACAATGAGTTCGATCGTTTCTTGCACAGGCACGGCGCGTTACGCATCGATCAACGCGCACCTCGGCATCGAGCAGTCGCGGCGGGATGACATGGAGTCACTCGGCTACGTACTTATGTATTTTAATAGGTGAGTTCGCGCTTGCTGATGTTTTTGATGTACCGAGACAAAATGAGAGTTAATTTTGATCCAAATGGTTTATTTTATACAAGATcaaattagttttaaaatagTGTCAAAAGAAGTAGAAAATGAAGGTAAAAAAGCAATGAATAActgaagattatttatttactgcatTATTCATCTCATATTAGTGATTTTGCATACTAGTTTCTTGCAAAGCTACACAAAAATTTGTACGTCTTATGtgtaaaaaaagattttttattagaGCACAATTTTACACTTTATTTTGCCGCTATGACAatcttaaaaattataatttacacttTGAAGGACAATGTTTTGCTTTCTTTTGGAGGACAGCATAGTGTATATTTATGACTCACGTGTCTAGAAGATAAGGATGAGGATCTTCAAGGAAAATGGACTATTCTATGTTGGTACTGTGTACTGATATCATTCTTCTATCGAGTGGGCTATTGACTACTGACGTCACAAACCTGCTGTCACTATAGGCGTACGTGAATAGTCTGTTGATAAGTTGATAAATCAACTATTGGACAGGTATGCTCTAAAATGTATTGCTTGAGCCAGCTTGCAAGGATTGCACCAGGTTTTTAGTTTTTCAAACTCGCAATAACGTGCTAGGAGTCACAGGTACGGTGTTGTGCAAGGACATGTCGAAACGCGTTCTGAGTCACCCATATTAGTCACTTTCCAACGGCGCCATAGTGTAGTTATACACAGTAGGTCAATCTACTAGTAGACTGCGTGGTATTAGTCACGTACACAAGAATGTGGATGATAAAAAATAAACCAAGCATTTTTGTCGGGTTATTTCTGTTAAAGAATATTACGGTAGGCccaggatgcgcgccgcgataagcgtttatcactCCATTTTATCGATTAAACGCGATAAGAAGCCCATCAATTTTGAACGTCTAAAATTATCGATatgattttatcacggcgcgcatcctagcccggctgatagagatattaatattatattggGACTTTCTGCATGCTTCACGTGCGTACTATAAAGTTAACTTACCGTATCCTACCTTGATTGTGTAGTAGCGTTCGGATCGCTATCTATTTACAGTTAAAAGCGATCCAAACGTATTGTGTGAGTATAATTTATGCATAAAATGAAACACAATACGGTATAACGATGTCCTTGACCTGGCTGCATTTGTGTTTTGTAAGTTTTGTCGCTGCAAATATAATTTTGCACACCGATATACACGATGCAGTTAGATGCTCAACCTTATTGTAGTGTTGTGATGTTGTTCAACAATAAAGTGCTTTGGTTAAATTGTCAACACAGCTTGACCTAGAATTAACAAAAGTTTCGAGGTCACCTAATTAGAAATTACAAACAGCAGATTCATGTCCAACAGTCCATGAGCCTTTACATTTCTCATTACTTTTTTCTTGACTCAATGTTTAGCACGGTTTGCCAGGCAGACCTTATTTTGCTTATAATAGTTATTATCTTTTATCCCTTTAGCTAGACAGAAGGCCAAAGGATTTTGATAGAAATCTTAAACGGATCAACCAGTCAGAACGgcaatagacagtttgacaccatacccctataattcgaaaccacaacttttttaaaaagacccttcattctggtcttaaaaacttaattaattttaaattacctgtaaattacgatttttgttcgcattgtaattgaaaaaagtagtttgattgagttgacaaaatagtgacgtcacttgcttgtagtgccatacaaaatctatgggagagtttcgttttgacagttttaaaaagtacgtcaattgattggtggtgtcaacatgtatattaatatgtaatGTAACGCTCAATAATGCTGTAATATAATATGCTCTGTAACACAGTCTGTTCTGTCGTCTATACCAAGTAACATTACTGTGGTCAGTCATGTGTGTTTTCCACCAGTGTTTGTTCGCCACGCCATAATAATGGGACATACCGACACGCTtaactatacttacgagcaaaagtatggaatcacccctttGTGTTCCAAgcgatcttaagaactgaatgactatgtattgtatgtatctatggtatcaattttaagtttataatatctcctttaaaatggtaccatttttattgatcttctattagtcatttagttcttatgatcgctcggaataaatagcgtgattccatatttttgctcgcgagtgtagttgtGCAGTCGGGTGCGTTTCCGCGAAGTCCTTTTCCATAGCACAATGTGCAGTTGACAACGCTCCTGCAGTCTTTCCTTACACTATACTCGGCGCAAATACTTGTGGCAGGcggtgtaataataaaacagtgcataTCACGTTTTCTCTCACATTAACACGGTTTATGGTGACAGGCATAGCGTTGTTtgtaatacgtaataattaataaaatattggcgaGTGTGCATCTTTGTTTCAAAGATTATTTATGGCCTCGCCTGCCACAAGTTTGCGTCGAGAATAAACGTATCAATTGGCCAGTGGTAATAAGATTAATAAGAGTATATTTATCacataatcatttcagccacaggatgtccattGCTAAACATAAGCCTCcatcaatgatttccatgttgtccTGTTGACAGTGGCCTGCATCctgtgccttcctgctacctttatgaggtcattgatccaccttgtggatggaaaTCCCACGCTAAGCTTTCtgatacgtggcctccactacagaaccttgctgccccatcggccgtcagttctgcgtactatgtgccttacCCATTGCCacttagcttgctaatccgtcgggctatgtcagcgactttagttcgtacGGTgagtaataagtaggtatattgtgAATGTGTAATAACATTGTCCATTTTTTTGTCCCGACAGAGGATCGCTGCCGTGGCAAGGGTTGAAGGCCATCACGAAGAAACAGAAGTACGAGCGGATTAGCGAGAAAAAGATGTCTACACCTGTCGAGGTGCTGTGTAAGGTGAGTATTGTCGGCACGCTGTAATACGCCTTAGTAGTATGGAAATAGAGTCGTTATTAGACTTTTCtatattcaattttgaccaagaTATGGCACTGATGAAAGTCAAAAAAGGGTTGCCACTGTCACCTTTTCTTTTGGGCCCTAACAGTTTTAAGACAAACATGGCAAGCAGCAGTATACATCAGACTTTTCTTCTGACCATGCCATTTGTGTGAAGTTATCTTCGAATCCGTAGCCTAAAATCCTGTGTGGACACGGCACTGGGGGTCTGACGCAGAATGTCCACTTCGCAAAATAGGCATTTCGCGAAATGCGcacatttccatactaatattatacaaacaaactcttcagccttTACATTTGTGTAGAAAAGTCCGCATTTTTCGAAGTGCACATTCTGCGTCAGACCCCGGCAACTAAAATTAGAAAtagactatttattttattctagatTTTTTGATGTTTTAACGATGGCATGGGACTGCCCTCATATCTAACTAGACATTAGGAATGTCTGACGCAGTATATTGATAGGCGCTGCCCACATCGTCTGATAGTCGCCTTGGCTCAAAACTTGTTTATTACACCTATTTATAAATGAGGGAGCGTCGTTACGTAGGTCAAGACAATTTACTAGTACAGATTTGTTTTTGAAACTCAATTTCATATtttcagtcagcgtcaaataatttgtGTCATCTAaaaaagtagccaataagttcgcaacacgtctttgttactgggcctaaggc harbors:
- the LOC135083716 gene encoding casein kinase I-like isoform X4: MKERKKKMATFERMLLARKHVIISEKYNVVRKIGGGSFGDIFLAININDGEEVAVKVESIKARHPQLLYESRVYKMLQGGIGIPHIRWYGYEKDHNILVMDLLGPSLEDLFNFCSRQFTIKTVLMLADQMLGRVEFIHCKCFIHRDIKPDNFLMGIGRHCNKLYMIDFGLAKKFRDLRTRAHISYREDKNLTGTARYASINAHLGIEQSRRDDMESLGYVLMYFNRGSLPWQGLKAITKKQKYERISEKKMSTPVEVLCKGFPAEFAMYLNYCRGLTFDEAPDYMYLRQLFRILFRTMNYQYDYTFDWTILRQRKQHMEAGAAPPDRRSPSVQRRAAQQPPQPPPNNE
- the LOC135083716 gene encoding casein kinase I-like isoform X3, which codes for MASTFMNTRKEIIFTGKYKVMKKIGGGSFGDIYLAINIGNGEEVAVKVESIKARHPQLLYESRVYKMLQGGIGIPHIRWYGYEKDHNILVMDLLGPSLEDLFNFCSRQFTIKTVLMLADQMLGRVEFIHCKCFIHRDIKPDNFLMGIGRHCNKLYMIDFGLAKKFRDLRTRAHISYREDKNLTGTARYASINAHLGIEQSRRDDMESLGYVLMYFNRGSLPWQGLKAITKKQKYERISEKKMSTPVEVLCKGFPAEFAMYLNYCRGLTFDEAPDYMYLRQLFRILFRTMNYQYDYTFDWTILRQRKQHMEAGAAPPDRRSPSVQRRAAQQPPQPPPNNEVKSVHATNESAANKPAVKGHQS
- the LOC135083716 gene encoding casein kinase I-like isoform X1, which produces MKERKKKMATFERMLLARKHVIISEKYNVVRKIGGGSFGDIFLAININDGEEVAVKVESIKARHPQLLYESRVYKMLQGGIGIPHIRWYGYEKDHNILVMDLLGPSLEDLFNFCSRQFTIKTVLMLADQMLGRVEFIHCKCFIHRDIKPDNFLMGIGRHCNKLYMIDFGLAKKFRDLRTRAHISYREDKNLTGTARYASINAHLGIEQSRRDDMESLGYVLMYFNRGSLPWQGLKAITKKQKYERISEKKMSTPVEVLCKGFPAEFAMYLNYCRGLTFDEAPDYMYLRQLFRILFRTMNYQYDYTFDWTILRQRKQHMEAGAAPPDRRSPSVQRRAAQQPPQPPPNNEVKSVHATNESAANKPAVKGHQS
- the LOC135083716 gene encoding casein kinase I-like isoform X2, producing the protein MTSFQQMLAFKRELLITGKYRIIRRIGGGSFGDIYLGINVSNGEEVAVKVESIKARHPQLLYESRVYKMLQGGIGIPHIRWYGYEKDHNILVMDLLGPSLEDLFNFCSRQFTIKTVLMLADQMLGRVEFIHCKCFIHRDIKPDNFLMGIGRHCNKLYMIDFGLAKKFRDLRTRAHISYREDKNLTGTARYASINAHLGIEQSRRDDMESLGYVLMYFNRGSLPWQGLKAITKKQKYERISEKKMSTPVEVLCKGFPAEFAMYLNYCRGLTFDEAPDYMYLRQLFRILFRTMNYQYDYTFDWTILRQRKQHMEAGAAPPDRRSPSVQRRAAQQPPQPPPNNEVKSVHATNESAANKPAVKGHQS